A genomic window from Abyssisolibacter fermentans includes:
- a CDS encoding BglG family transcription antiterminator has product MLLLTQRQKAILLNIINNNTPILIKDLAKKFNISARTVRYDLEDIKYWLKQKNIKLNQKSKIGIWLDIDNNLKEETLSYLQGSNNYYVLLSKDKRINYILIEFFKTEKPITIEYLANCLKVSKSTIIKDLKSIKVYLEKYNIALISKPRIGHSISGEEQNIRRLLSDILIKATNNHDMLDLLSTAYNKHQNITIDTLNNLSVTISIVDIKKAIKNSKKEYDFWMPDSSYASLIVHLAIAMDRLIKGQKIVLSKNKKELVKKNKEFLIAQKIAEELSKIYEIVIPEAEIVNITIHLISANMRLNFFNDDSIYNTDKSLINSIRRMIDFARKKMKLESSSLTKLENDLYSHIQLTLKKRRLGVIDENPLLDQIKIKYSKHFQIAKEMISIFEKYENVTLDESEAGYITLYLGACSEISKQIEKKKILVVCTTGKGSAKILSSRIKNTISDIQIKGIVSMFDIEDNDQLLEDIDFIISTVSLKRLKRPVIKVSPLITNRELSKIKSFITQSNFENEENYEEIKDEKYIVSSLMNILDKYVDESDKKIKLEQELNNFFGFFIGMYNKNFIYNEALEEYSQKIAMIIADLGVMIQEIIDINSVNNFSNVLGIVIHIIMAIPRWERKSYNEELNINKYKEDNLDIFNIVKKHLEKIASKYNLIIPDSEIIAIMRYLI; this is encoded by the coding sequence GTGTTACTACTAACCCAAAGACAAAAGGCTATATTATTAAATATTATCAATAACAATACACCTATTCTGATTAAAGATTTAGCGAAAAAGTTCAATATCAGCGCTAGAACAGTTAGATATGATCTTGAAGATATTAAATACTGGCTAAAACAAAAAAACATAAAACTTAATCAGAAAAGCAAGATAGGTATTTGGTTAGATATTGATAATAACTTGAAAGAAGAAACATTGAGTTATTTACAAGGTAGTAATAATTACTATGTATTACTTAGTAAAGATAAGAGAATTAATTATATTTTAATAGAGTTTTTTAAGACAGAAAAACCTATAACCATTGAATATCTTGCAAATTGTTTAAAAGTAAGTAAAAGCACTATAATCAAGGATTTAAAAAGCATCAAGGTATACCTAGAAAAGTATAATATAGCTTTAATAAGTAAACCAAGAATTGGTCACAGCATAAGTGGTGAAGAACAAAATATCAGAAGATTGTTAAGCGATATTTTAATAAAAGCTACCAATAACCATGACATGCTAGATTTATTAAGTACAGCATACAATAAACATCAAAACATAACCATAGATACACTTAATAATCTGTCAGTGACAATAAGTATAGTAGATATAAAAAAGGCAATTAAGAATAGTAAAAAGGAATATGATTTTTGGATGCCTGATAGTTCTTATGCATCATTAATAGTGCATTTAGCTATTGCAATGGATAGGCTTATTAAAGGTCAAAAAATTGTCTTATCTAAAAATAAAAAAGAGCTTGTTAAAAAGAATAAAGAATTTTTAATAGCGCAAAAAATAGCTGAAGAACTTTCAAAAATTTATGAAATAGTTATACCTGAGGCGGAAATAGTAAATATTACAATACATTTAATATCCGCTAATATGAGACTTAATTTTTTTAATGATGATAGTATATATAATACTGATAAAAGCTTAATAAATAGTATTAGGAGAATGATTGACTTTGCAAGAAAGAAAATGAAATTGGAAAGTAGTTCATTGACAAAATTAGAAAATGATTTATATTCTCATATTCAGTTAACATTAAAAAAACGTAGACTTGGGGTTATAGATGAAAATCCACTACTTGATCAAATTAAAATTAAATATTCAAAGCATTTTCAAATTGCTAAAGAAATGATATCTATTTTTGAGAAATATGAAAACGTAACCTTAGATGAAAGTGAAGCAGGCTATATTACACTTTATTTAGGAGCATGTTCAGAAATTTCAAAGCAAATAGAAAAAAAGAAGATTTTAGTTGTTTGCACAACTGGAAAAGGTTCAGCAAAAATATTATCATCGAGAATTAAAAATACAATATCAGATATACAAATTAAAGGTATAGTGTCTATGTTTGATATAGAGGATAATGATCAATTATTAGAAGATATTGATTTTATAATAAGTACAGTAAGTTTAAAAAGATTAAAAAGACCGGTAATTAAAGTCAGCCCACTTATTACTAATAGAGAATTAAGTAAAATAAAAAGCTTTATAACTCAAAGTAATTTTGAAAATGAAGAAAATTATGAAGAAATCAAAGATGAAAAATATATAGTAAGCTCTTTAATGAATATTTTAGATAAATATGTAGATGAATCAGATAAAAAAATTAAACTCGAACAAGAATTAAACAATTTTTTTGGATTTTTCATAGGAATGTATAATAAGAATTTTATATATAATGAAGCATTAGAGGAGTATTCACAAAAAATAGCTATGATAATAGCGGATTTAGGAGTTATGATACAGGAGATTATTGATATTAATAGTGTTAATAATTTTTCAAATGTATTGGGTATTGTAATTCATATAATAATGGCAATTCCTAGATGGGAACGTAAATCTTATAATGAAGAATTGAATATCAATAAGTATAAAGAAGATAATTTGGATATATTCAATATAGTAAAAAAGCACCTTGAAAAAATAGCAAGTAAATATAATTTGATAATACCAGATAGTGAAATAATTGCAATAATGAGATATTTAATATAG
- a CDS encoding GntR family transcriptional regulator: protein MKIKNESVILSQKAKEKILEYIKIHELRSGQKLPSEQKLQEMLGVSRYTVREALALLQQEKYVTKIHGKGTFVNKKQIQIESGLEKLESISEIIRSFGNEPDVVWLDISVNAPTDDMIKQLKITPDVNVITFKRIINACDKVAVFCVDSIPTNIIKEITYEELDNKSKFSMFNYLKNNYNIEIEYAITEILPTTPTKEMLDKLDIDKNHMFLLLKQIHYNKEGKPIIYSDDYFNSNIFRFKVNRVK, encoded by the coding sequence ATGAAAATTAAAAATGAATCAGTAATTTTAAGTCAAAAAGCAAAAGAAAAGATTCTCGAATATATCAAAATACATGAATTGAGATCAGGTCAAAAACTTCCTTCTGAGCAAAAATTACAAGAAATGCTAGGAGTAAGCAGGTATACAGTAAGAGAAGCTTTAGCACTATTGCAACAGGAAAAATATGTAACTAAAATTCACGGTAAAGGTACATTTGTAAATAAAAAACAGATACAAATAGAAAGCGGCTTAGAAAAGCTAGAGAGTATTAGCGAAATAATTAGAAGTTTTGGAAATGAACCTGATGTAGTTTGGCTAGATATTAGTGTTAATGCTCCTACTGATGATATGATAAAGCAGTTAAAAATAACGCCTGATGTTAATGTAATTACATTTAAAAGAATAATAAATGCTTGTGACAAAGTAGCAGTATTTTGTGTAGATTCAATACCAACAAATATAATAAAAGAAATAACATATGAGGAATTAGACAATAAATCTAAATTTAGTATGTTTAATTACCTTAAAAATAACTATAATATTGAAATTGAATATGCTATAACAGAAATATTACCTACTACACCTACAAAAGAAATGCTAGACAAGCTTGATATTGATAAAAATCATATGTTTTTATTATTAAAGCAAATACATTATAACAAAGAAGGTAAGCCAATAATATATTCAGACGATTATTTTAATTCAAATATATTTAGGTTTAAAGTTAATAGGGTTAAGTAA
- a CDS encoding XapX domain-containing protein: MKLVVLALITGIVTGMIFTAVKLPIPAPPTVAGVAGIVGILIGAKIVEYLKDVLF, from the coding sequence GTGAAATTAGTTGTTTTAGCTCTAATTACTGGAATTGTTACCGGAATGATATTTACAGCTGTAAAGCTGCCAATTCCAGCACCTCCCACAGTAGCAGGAGTTGCAGGTATAGTAGGTATACTAATAGGAGCGAAAATTGTGGAATATCTTAAAGATGTCTTGTTCTAG